Proteins co-encoded in one Oncorhynchus keta strain PuntledgeMale-10-30-2019 unplaced genomic scaffold, Oket_V2 Un_contig_3378_pilon_pilon, whole genome shotgun sequence genomic window:
- the LOC127923929 gene encoding phosducin-like protein 3 codes for MQQANENQARRDRSCFESLTLWDLKSHNHRRRRRRRRRRREEEEKGENKEKVEEEEEVDVEEEEEVEEEEVDVEEEEEVDVEEEEEVEEEEVDVEEEEEVEVEEEEEEETDNTYPRCLHHQGLKLSVKGLRGRQTGEEKYGRLREILGDQYVREVTCAPEGDRVVLHLYHPSVPMCSLLNHHFSHLATKFPECKFLMILAGQCVPNYPVSHLPTLFIYDSGCIINSLIGEKACGGRNVLEDELKWMLAQSGAFVIDSYEALYQESTPIMTPRSEQEQEDDSDDQSDHYDNQGAEV; via the exons ATGCAG CAAGCCAATGAAAACCAAGCCAGGAGAGATAGGAGCTGCTTTGAGAGCCTGACCTTATGGGACCTGAAGAGCCACAACCACA gaagaagaagaagaagaagaagaagaagaagagaagaagaagagaagggagagaataaagagaaggtagaagaagaggaggaggtagatgtagaagaagaggaggaggtagaagaaGAGGAGGTAGAtgtagaagaagaggaggaggtagatgtagaagaagaggaggaggtagaagaaGAGGAGGTAGAtgtagaagaagaggaggaggtagaggtagaagaagaggaggaggaggagacagacaacacATATCCCAGGTGTCTCCATCATCAGGGCCTGAAACTGAGTGTGaaggggctgagagggagacagacaggagaggagaagtacGGTCGGCTCAGAGAGATCCTAGGAGACCAGTATGTCAGGGAGGTTACCTGCGCCCCTGAAGGAGATAGAGTGGTCCTCCACCTCTATCACCCTAG tgtacCTATGTGTTCCCTGTTGAATCACCACTTCAGTCACCTGGCCACTAAATTCCCTGAGTGCAAGTTCCTGATGATCCTCGCCGGGCAGTGTGTCCCCAACTACCCTGTCAGCCACCTCCCCACCCTGTTCATCTACGACTCAGGATGTATCATCAACTCACTGATAGGAGAGAAGGCCTGTGGAGGGAGGAACGTATTGGAagatg AGCTGAAGTGGATGCTGGCCCAGTCGGGAGCGTTTGTGATTGACAGCTACGAGGCCTTATACCAGGAGAGCACGCCCATCATGACGCCGCGTTcggaacaggaacaggaagacGACAGCGACGACCAGTCTGATCACTATGACAACCAAGGCGCCGAGGTGTAG